A genomic segment from Methanobrevibacter sp. encodes:
- a CDS encoding TIGR01177 family methyltransferase: MELLCIQSQEHPELPLAELKAVMECENIDACIDHVTEGLTILKNIDEDNLCGYYQILTRRLGYTHEVHELILKTNVHDINEDVITIDWQNLIDETFAVRVKRIRSEIDTVGYERKLGTLILDNSDDLKVNLTKPNTLVRVVAYKDDLYVGIERIKLNKKHFEDSKPHKRPFFYPGSMNPKLARCMVNLSRIKEGELLLDPFCGTGGILIEAGLIGCKVVGSDIYWKMQNGTSINLDYYGITDYRTFHLDVRELKMYEKVASVVTDPPYGISTSTGDVDGEEIFKEFFHAIYDNMKDDAYLCMASPHYVDLKPMVDEVGFKIVEQYGIKMHRSLTRIISVIRKNLD, from the coding sequence ATGGAATTATTATGTATACAATCACAGGAACATCCGGAATTGCCATTGGCTGAATTGAAAGCGGTCATGGAATGTGAAAACATAGATGCCTGTATAGATCATGTTACTGAAGGTTTGACAATTTTAAAAAACATTGATGAAGATAACTTATGTGGATACTATCAGATATTAACTAGACGACTAGGTTATACCCATGAAGTTCATGAGCTAATTTTAAAGACTAACGTTCATGACATAAACGAAGATGTCATTACAATCGATTGGCAGAATTTAATTGATGAAACATTTGCAGTTAGAGTAAAAAGAATCAGATCTGAAATAGACACTGTTGGGTATGAAAGAAAGTTAGGTACTCTAATACTTGATAATTCAGATGATTTGAAAGTAAATTTAACAAAACCTAATACTCTGGTTAGAGTGGTGGCATATAAAGATGATTTATATGTGGGCATTGAGAGAATTAAATTGAATAAAAAGCATTTTGAAGACAGTAAACCTCATAAAAGACCATTTTTCTATCCTGGATCTATGAACCCTAAACTTGCCAGATGTATGGTGAATTTGTCCAGGATAAAAGAGGGAGAATTATTGCTTGATCCGTTTTGCGGTACTGGAGGAATATTAATTGAGGCTGGATTAATAGGATGCAAAGTAGTTGGATCAGATATTTACTGGAAAATGCAAAATGGAACCTCCATTAATTTAGATTATTATGGAATCACTGATTACAGGACATTTCATTTGGATGTACGTGAACTTAAGATGTATGAAAAGGTAGCAAGTGTAGTCACTGATCCTCCATATGGAATATCAACTTCAACTGGAGATGTTGATGGGGAGGAAATTTTTAAAGAATTTTTCCATGCTATTTATGATAATATGAAGGATGATGCATACCTCTGCATGGCTTCACCTCATTATGTTGATTTAAAGCCGATGGTAGATGAAGTCGGATTTAAAATTGTTGAACAGTATGGAATTAAAATGCAT